A single genomic interval of Terriglobus albidus harbors:
- a CDS encoding PAS domain S-box protein: MTQQAPSIPLPHRRTRFLDRLDAAVASLTDAGEVTRIACSLLRDDLRASRCIYAELNQQEHESSSFGEEQEHFTFPAPAIRPREFSEAAMISLRAGLTFVIENTETDPRVAASRESYRQADVQALVCVPVPKNQPLAAALAVHSQQARHWTPQEIDLIEQVAARCWESTVHLATLQELRESEENLRLAMEAANFGYYAYELGAPHIKISHRFARIFGYDQTPEDWTFDRWVEHLHPEDRDGILDVVQTSELHNSSIEYESRIFPAGAERTEGNVRWVWLRARYSHRESGRRYRFGVIADITERKQAEAALEASRREAYRQWTELEAIYQTAPIGLSLYSADEFRYLRVNDVQMGVIGLPQDQIIGRPFREIAPALWPACEPILRRVATGETIRNVMLEGELSTRPGQHRYWTVSYMPVRGEDGTIRAVGAVIMETTAQKRAEQALIQSEKLAAVGRLASSISHEINNPLEAITNLLYLAQHTEGLPQEAADALILAEKELMRVSQIASQTLRFHRQATKPTWVTAVDLLKPVVALYQGRLTNSNLRLVEEHHSAEPVQCFENDIRQVLNNLIGNAIDAMKNIGGRVLIRSREATDWKTGRRGLRITVADSGSGMSETTRRSIFTAFYTTKEINGTGLGLWISFGIVGKHEGVLRFYSSDRPGHSGTVFSLFLPRYG, encoded by the coding sequence ATGACCCAGCAGGCTCCCTCAATCCCGCTTCCTCATCGCCGTACCCGTTTCCTTGACCGGCTGGATGCAGCGGTGGCTTCGCTCACGGATGCTGGAGAGGTGACGCGGATAGCCTGTAGCCTGCTGCGCGACGATCTTCGGGCATCGCGCTGCATCTATGCGGAGCTGAACCAGCAGGAGCATGAGTCATCTTCGTTCGGAGAGGAACAGGAGCACTTCACATTTCCTGCCCCCGCAATCCGGCCGCGCGAGTTCTCAGAAGCAGCAATGATCTCGTTACGCGCGGGTCTGACCTTCGTGATCGAAAACACCGAGACCGATCCACGAGTAGCCGCGTCGCGAGAGTCCTATCGGCAGGCGGATGTCCAGGCGCTGGTATGCGTACCTGTACCGAAAAACCAACCTCTGGCGGCTGCACTGGCTGTCCATAGCCAGCAGGCACGGCACTGGACTCCCCAGGAGATTGATCTCATTGAACAGGTCGCGGCACGATGCTGGGAGTCGACCGTTCATCTGGCCACGTTGCAGGAGCTGCGAGAGAGCGAAGAGAACCTGCGATTGGCCATGGAAGCGGCGAACTTCGGATACTATGCCTACGAACTGGGCGCGCCGCACATCAAGATCTCACACAGGTTCGCACGGATCTTTGGCTACGATCAGACACCAGAAGACTGGACCTTTGATCGCTGGGTCGAACATCTGCACCCGGAAGACCGGGATGGAATCCTGGACGTTGTACAGACCTCAGAGCTGCACAACAGCAGCATCGAATATGAATCGCGCATCTTTCCCGCTGGAGCCGAGCGTACGGAGGGCAATGTGCGGTGGGTCTGGCTGCGCGCTCGTTATTCTCACCGTGAAAGCGGCCGCCGCTATCGTTTTGGCGTCATCGCAGACATCACAGAACGCAAACAGGCCGAGGCCGCCCTGGAAGCAAGCCGGCGCGAGGCCTACCGGCAATGGACCGAACTGGAAGCCATCTATCAGACGGCGCCCATCGGATTGTCTCTCTATTCAGCAGATGAGTTTCGCTATCTAAGAGTGAATGATGTACAGATGGGCGTAATCGGTCTGCCACAGGACCAGATCATCGGACGTCCCTTCCGCGAAATTGCACCTGCTCTGTGGCCAGCGTGCGAGCCCATTCTGCGCAGAGTGGCCACAGGCGAGACCATTCGTAATGTCATGCTGGAAGGCGAGCTCTCCACGCGTCCCGGGCAGCATCGCTACTGGACGGTTAGTTATATGCCGGTACGAGGAGAAGACGGCACAATACGCGCGGTGGGTGCTGTGATCATGGAGACAACAGCGCAGAAACGGGCGGAACAGGCCTTGATCCAGAGCGAGAAGCTGGCTGCTGTAGGCAGGCTCGCGAGCTCCATCTCGCACGAGATCAACAACCCGCTGGAAGCGATCACCAACCTGCTCTATCTTGCGCAGCATACCGAGGGCCTGCCGCAGGAGGCAGCCGATGCCCTGATTCTGGCGGAAAAGGAGCTGATGCGGGTTTCGCAGATTGCCTCGCAGACGCTGCGGTTTCATCGCCAGGCCACAAAACCAACCTGGGTTACAGCGGTAGATCTCCTAAAGCCTGTTGTGGCTCTCTATCAAGGCAGGCTGACGAATTCCAACCTTCGCCTGGTGGAAGAACACCACAGCGCGGAGCCGGTCCAGTGCTTTGAGAACGATATCCGGCAGGTACTGAATAACCTGATCGGCAATGCCATCGATGCAATGAAGAACATCGGCGGCCGGGTTCTGATCCGCAGCCGTGAAGCGACCGACTGGAAGACGGGCCGCAGAGGTCTGCGAATCACGGTGGCCGATAGCGGCAGCGGCATGTCCGAGACGACACGCAGGAGTATCTTCACAGCCTTCTATACCACCAAAGAAATCAACGGCACCGGACTGGGCCTCTGGATCTCCTTCGGCATCGTCGGTAAACATGAAGGCGTGCTTCGGTTCTATTCCAGTGACCGTCCAGGCCACAGCGGCACGGTCTTCTCGCTCTTCCTGCCGCGATACGGATGA